ATCGCGCCAGTCGCCGATCTTGTCGCTCGACGTTTCGAGTGACCAGCTCTTCCCCTGGAGCACCCCGCATCAACGACGAGGGTTGCTGGATGGTCGGCCAGGTACCGACGACCATCTCTCTGGAGCCGCAAGCGTCAACACGCGCGCGCTCGGATCTGTTCCCAACAGGAGATCAATCTTGAGTGCCGATGCCGCCGACTCCGCAGTGACGGCGGCTGATCTCCCATCACCCGGAGGAGTGAGGCTTCACCTCGAAAGGTCACCGTCGGTTGACGTTTTGGACGTGTATTTGTCCACTCGCGACTCAGGAGGGTTTCCAGGGTGTCAGGCCGCCAGATCCGTGTCATGGTGGCGCAATGGCGCGGTCGATCAAGCGAACAGCGCTTTCCCTGGCAGCAGGGCTCGTCCTGGTTCTGATTGCTGTGTTCGTTGGGCCTCAATCTGCTCAGTCCGCGGCCAGAACCGATGCGGTCGGCGCCGCAACGGTCAAGTCAACGCAACTGCGGAGTCAGAAGTCAGACAGGCCGTGCCGGGCCATCAATCGGAAATTCCCAGTTGGAATTGCGAAGAACCGGCGGGCCGCCAAGAAGTTCCGAAATCGAGGTCGGGTCCGACCGGCAGTGAGCCTGCGTGCCTACCGCCGCAATTCGCGCAAGGACCGCAACCGTGATGGGGTGATCTGCGGCATTGCCGCTCGTCCCCCCGCGGCGACGCCGACCGCTACGCCCACGCCCGCTCCGACCACGCCGGTCACTCCTCCCACGACACCGCCTGCCCCCACCACTCCGACACCGCCCACGCCGACGCCGCCAACGACCGTCCCTCCCGGTGGCAACGGCCTCACAGTCGTAGTCACGAGCCGCAACTCTTCCTACCCGGCGGACAAGACGTGGGTCTCGGCAACGGGCAACGGCTCGACCGCTGCTGAACTGCCACTCTCGCAACGTTCGTCATTCACCCTCGACAACGTCAGTTCGGGCCGGGTCTGGGTCACCCTCGGCCATCCGCTTGCATCGAAGGTGTTCCCGAGTCCGGACGCATCCGACGTCAGGTTCGATGCCGTCGAACTCACCTATCCCGGTGTCGCGAACCTCAGCGCGGTCGACATGCTTGGCATTCCGATGGACATCGAGACGTTCGATGCGGCCGGGAACCCGGTCGCGGCCAAGAAGTGGCGCTGTTACACCGACGTTGTGCAGGACTCAGTCCGTGCCAAGCTCACGGCCGCGGGCGGGGACTACAACAAGATCGTTCGTACCGATGCGCAGGGCAACTTTCTCCGGCTGGTCTCGCCGAACATTTCCAGTGGCCTGCACCCCAGCGGATACCCACGGTTCGATTCCTACGTCAGTTCTCTTACCGGTCAGCAACTGACCATCCGCGGATCGGCCATGGGCACGACCTACCGATTCACAGGGACGGTAGCTCCCGACGCGACCGACCCCAACGGACCTGGATCGATCACCCTGACCGACCAAGGACCCAGCCACCTCGGCCAGCTCTACGTGGCAGGCAGTTCGCTCGTTGGCAACAGCACCAACGACACGAACGGGATCTATGGGAACAACAGCCCGTACTACATCAACGGCGTCCGGCACAGCGGCAACGATGTGTACGGGGCGGTCTACCGAGACCTGGTCGCCGGTTTCACGTATGGCTTCTGGGGCAACCCCAGCTACGGCAACGACAGCGCGAACTTCAACGTCAGCAGTGATCCCGGACCCTTCGAGGCAGCGCAGCCGAACCACCCGTACTACAACGTTTGGGCCGCAACTCTGTGGCCGCTGACTGATGCGTACGGCTTTCCCTACGGCGATACCTTCAACGATTCCCAGGATCGCAACCCGATCGTCCAACTGCCGCACAATGGCACGCTTCGCATCACGATCGATCCCGACACGAGCCCAGCGGGCTGCCGGTCCCGCTAGTCCCAGCAGCGGTTGTGGCAAACGCATTGTCGGCGTGCGAGCGAACATCAACTCCCCTACGCTCACCGCATGCGCATCGCGAATCGAACCCTCGTTCTGGCAACCTCCGTAGCCGCAGTTGGCATCCTGCTGACGGCCTGCTCGTCGGACTCATCGAGTTCCACCAGCGCATCGCCGACCAACTCCGCGAGCGCAAGCGAATCCACCGGCAACTCCGTGGTCGCGCCGATCGAGGTGACCGGTGCGGGCAACCTCAACGTCAAGGTCGGCAACACCCTCAACGTCACCACTGCCGACGCCACCACGATCGCGACCAACAACACCTCGGTGCTCAAGGTCACGGGACCACGAACCGAGGGAGGCGCCTCGTTCAACGGTGGCGCCGTTGTGGTGGGTCAGGGAACCGCGAAGCTCACAGTCTCCGGTGACTCCGGCGTGCTGTACGTCGTCAACGTCACGGCTGAAGGCAGGGTGCCGAGCATCTCGCCTGGCAACCTCGGTTAGTCGCCAAGCTGGCCGCAGACGGAAGCGTCAACTGACCGATTGCGCCCACGCAAAGACGCAACTCCGGCACCTTTGTCGTCCGCCGCTTCTGCCGCCATCCCATCCGTACAAGTCCCCGCGTTTGCGCAGGGCGCGCGTGCGGGTTGTCCCGTTGAGCAGGTGAGACTGGCTGGCGGGGGTCTAATCTGTGACCCACCTCAAGGTCTTGAGGTGGATCGTCACGGCTTCGGCAGCGAGTTGGAGCAACGAGGAACGGAGGCGGTAATGGACACGCGGCCAGCGGCCCAGCAACCGGCACCCCAGTCGGCACCGGCTCAGCAGCGAGCACCCCAGCGATGAGCCAGAGTCGGCCCTCGTACCTCATTGCAACTGCCGATCAACCGCGGGCCAGGCGTGCCCGCGACGTCACGATGGTCGTTGTTGGCCTGCTGCTCGTCTCGTGGAGCCTGCTGGTCTTTAAACTTTCGGATCCGTTTCAGGACGCCCTCACCAAGTTCGCCCAAGCCCTGCCGGATTGGGCCGTGGCCCTGCTCGCCTTCGGATACACGCTGGGCCTTATCTACTCCATCGTTGTGATCGTCGTGCTGCTATGGAACCGGCGCTGGGCCGGGTTGCGCGACGTTGTCCTCGCCACTGTGATCTCGTCAGTTGTGACTCTGGTGTTGGTCGACCTCTTTGGTGATCTTTGGCCGACATTCATCAGCGAGTTCATGAGCGGTCCGATAAGAAGCCAGTTCCCGGTCTTGCGCGTGGCAAGCATCACCGCAATCCTCGTCGCGTCAACGCCCTTCCTCGCTCGACCGATTCGGCGGTTGGGCTGGTTCATCGTGTTTATCGTCAGTGCAGCGGCGGTGGTTTTGGCCATCAGCGTTCCATCAGGTGCAGTGGCAGCGGTCGGTGTCGGACTGGTGTCTGCTGGGGCTGTCCTCCTTGGGTTTGGGTCGCCCCTGGGCTACCCGGACACGAAGACGGTACGAGACGCACTTGCGCGGATCGGGTTGCCGTCCGACGACCTGGCGATTGCCCACGACCAGTCGTGGGGCGTCCGCCGCCTAGTCGGTCGATTGCGCGGTGGTGAGGCCATCGAGGTAAAGGCGTACGGCCGTGACGCGACCGATTCCCAGGTCATCGCCAAGCTCTGGCGCACGCTGCTCTATCGCGGCGGTGCCGGACGGATCACGCTGTCACGCGTGCAGTCGGTGGAGCACGAGGCGCTCGTCACGATGCTGGCGACGAAAGCCGGCGTCACCACACCCGAGGTCTGGGCCGCAGCTGCCGCCAGCGATGAGGTCGCCGTACTCGTCACGACTCAAGTCGGCACTCCTTTGGCATTGGTGCACGACCTCGCGGAGGTTGGGCCGCAGGCCTTGAGCGAACTCTGGCGCGAGGTGGCCCTGATGCACAACTCGGGCATCACTCACGGCAACCTCGATGCCCGAGCCGTGCGGATCAACGACGGAGCGTTTGTCATCAGCGACTTCGCCGACGGCTCGGTGGTCTTCCGCGACGCCGACGCTGCGCTGGATATCACGCACCTGCTATTCGCGACGGCCGGAGCTTTTGGGTCGGAGGTCGCGGTCGCCGCAGCCCTGGACGGAATCGGCGCGGAGAAGCTGTCGGCGAGCCTTGCCTACCTGCAACGGCCGGCATTCTCAAAGCACGAGTGGAACTCTGTCGAGGATCCCGGGCAGGTGCTAAAGGACATTCGGGCACAGGTGGCTGAGGTCACCGAGAGCGAGGTCCCAGAGCCAATCAAGCTGCGCCGCGTGAGCATCAAGGACATCCTCACGATCGTCCTGGTGTTGCTGTTCCTCAGCGCCCTCGTCCCACTCCTGACAGGGGTCGACTTCCCGCAAGTCTGGGCTTCGCTGTCGGGCGCGACCTGGTGGCTGGCGTTCCTGGCGCTGTTGGCCGGACAAGTGGCTTTCATTCCGATGGGCACGTCGATGATGTTCGCCGTCGGTCGGGCAATTCCGCTGCGGCCCATGACGATCTTGCAGCCGTCGTGTGCGTTCATGAACTTCGCTGTGCCGGGAATGGCAGGCCGGATCGCGATGGAGAGCGCGTTCCTTTACAAGTACGGAATCGCCCCGGCGGTCTCGGTCACCAAAGGGGCGGTCGACACGTTCGGCGGCTTTCTTGCTCAGTTGGCCATCCTGATCGTCGCACTGCTCTCCGGATCCCTGATCCTCGACACTTCGGCCAGTTCGGCTAGCGGCAGTGGCGGTAGATCGGTCTCGTGGGCAGTGGTCGCAGTTGTGGTCTTGCTTGCTGTGGCAACGATCATCGCGATCATCAAGGTGCCCAAATTGCACGATCGGGTGGTGCCGGTGGTCAAGAGCTCCTGGGGTGCGCTGGCCGAAGTTCTCAAGTCCCCGAAGATCGCACTGGGAATGCTTGGTAGTCAGTTTGTGGTGCAGGTTCTGTGGGGAATGGCACTCTGGCTGGCATTGAGGTCGTTGGACTTCCAACTCAGCCTGGTCTCTTGTACTGGCGTTGTCGTGGCCACCGCACTGTTACAAGGACTGATACCAGTTCCTGGCGGCATCGGGGTCGCGGAAGCGGTCATGACCGCATTCCTCGTTCCGCTCGGAGTGCCCGCCGAGGTCGCGATGGGCGCAACCATCATCTGGCGCGTTGCCACCTTCTACCTCCCCGCCACGCAGGGTTTCTTCACGTCAAAGTACTTGCAGCGACACGGGTATCTCTAGCGGGTCGGGGCAGTGCGCGGGTAGCGATCAGCGCGGCTAGCCCCCACCACCGAGATCAACGCGTCCTCCGGCGGCCCAGTCACGACGAGTGCGGTGTCCTCGTCGATCGCGTATCCGCACTGGCCTGGCAAATCGGAGAGCGCCGCCTGCAGTCGTCCGGTTGTCTGCCACGTGTTCGCGTGGACATCGACGCTGAAGTCGACCAGACCCAGCCCGTCTCGAACGGCAACCTCTTCGAGGTCCTCACCGGCTTCCGGCGGGCAGACGGGGGTGCCGCCGTGCAGCCAACCACCGACGACGGCATGGCTGGATGCGATCGCCGCTCCGGCTGAGAAGCCGAGGTACGGAACGTCGTTGCTGACTAACCACTGCCGCAACTCCTCGGCGACCGGGGCGAGGGCGTCGGCGTATGCCGGGGTGAGTCCCCCTCCAACAATCAACCCTGCGCATCCCTCCAGGGCCGCCACCTCCAGCAACTGGCCGACGGGTACCCCAATCACGCGAGTCTGAACGTCGCCGAGCGACTTCACCACCGCCGTGAAACGCGCGCCGACCTCGGCTGATTCGCCTGATTCATCAACGAGCACAACTGCCACTGCTGGCTCAGCACTACGACGACTGACTTGCTCGACGAACGGACCGTAGACGCTCTGCCGGTACTCGGGGTCCCAGCCGCCGCCGACCAACGTGATGTGCACCCTCGACACCTCCGATCCCCAGTGTTCGCACGGACAACTTCTATCGGCGGGATTAGATAGGTTAGGCTTACCTAACTAACTGCCTCATCTGAACTCATCCGAAGGGTACTTTCGTGCGCATTCACCTGGCTCTGGCCCTCGCCTTGCCACTTTCGGCGGGCGTCGCTGCTTGCGGGTCGACCGCAAGTGACTCGGCCGACGTCGACGCCGTTGTCTCGGTCACTTCCTCCGATACCACCTGTGAGTTGTCGACCCAGGACGCAGTCGCCGGACCGACGACGTTCCGAGTCAAGAACACCGGATCGCAGGTGAGTGAGTTCTACGTGTATGCCTCCGACGGGACGGCGATCGTCGGTGAAGTCGAAAACATCGGCCCGGGTGTATCCCGGCAGTTCGATGTCGCTCTGGACGCTGGCGACTACGTGACCGCCTGCAAGCCGGGGATGAAGGGCGATGGCCTGCGCGGCCAGTTCACCGTGGCCGAAGCAGACGCT
The Candidatus Nanopelagicales bacterium genome window above contains:
- a CDS encoding flippase-like domain-containing protein, encoding MSQSRPSYLIATADQPRARRARDVTMVVVGLLLVSWSLLVFKLSDPFQDALTKFAQALPDWAVALLAFGYTLGLIYSIVVIVVLLWNRRWAGLRDVVLATVISSVVTLVLVDLFGDLWPTFISEFMSGPIRSQFPVLRVASITAILVASTPFLARPIRRLGWFIVFIVSAAAVVLAISVPSGAVAAVGVGLVSAGAVLLGFGSPLGYPDTKTVRDALARIGLPSDDLAIAHDQSWGVRRLVGRLRGGEAIEVKAYGRDATDSQVIAKLWRTLLYRGGAGRITLSRVQSVEHEALVTMLATKAGVTTPEVWAAAAASDEVAVLVTTQVGTPLALVHDLAEVGPQALSELWREVALMHNSGITHGNLDARAVRINDGAFVISDFADGSVVFRDADAALDITHLLFATAGAFGSEVAVAAALDGIGAEKLSASLAYLQRPAFSKHEWNSVEDPGQVLKDIRAQVAEVTESEVPEPIKLRRVSIKDILTIVLVLLFLSALVPLLTGVDFPQVWASLSGATWWLAFLALLAGQVAFIPMGTSMMFAVGRAIPLRPMTILQPSCAFMNFAVPGMAGRIAMESAFLYKYGIAPAVSVTKGAVDTFGGFLAQLAILIVALLSGSLILDTSASSASGSGGRSVSWAVVAVVVLLAVATIIAIIKVPKLHDRVVPVVKSSWGALAEVLKSPKIALGMLGSQFVVQVLWGMALWLALRSLDFQLSLVSCTGVVVATALLQGLIPVPGGIGVAEAVMTAFLVPLGVPAEVAMGATIIWRVATFYLPATQGFFTSKYLQRHGYL
- a CDS encoding Type 1 glutamine amidotransferase-like domain-containing protein yields the protein MHITLVGGGWDPEYRQSVYGPFVEQVSRRSAEPAVAVVLVDESGESAEVGARFTAVVKSLGDVQTRVIGVPVGQLLEVAALEGCAGLIVGGGLTPAYADALAPVAEELRQWLVSNDVPYLGFSAGAAIASSHAVVGGWLHGGTPVCPPEAGEDLEEVAVRDGLGLVDFSVDVHANTWQTTGRLQAALSDLPGQCGYAIDEDTALVVTGPPEDALISVVGASRADRYPRTAPTR